The following proteins come from a genomic window of Mucinivorans hirudinis:
- a CDS encoding Permease of the drug/metabolite transporter (DMT) superfamily, which produces MQFKNTVGILIAVILWGLSFIFTKSSLEYLSPLMLVTFRVLIAMTLMFSIAKITGKLQPLTRRDVLIFGCLVIAEPIGYFLFETYGVLNVSPTLACIVIAVIPLFTPLLAYFANGERVSRMLWVGLGISMVGVLLVIFGDGLDEISGRLLGVLLLFGAVVTAMIYTVMVKRLSERFNSFSIVAWQNVFSAMILIPLLYLFDWDKLSALVWDLQWVWRVAVLGIFCSTLAFVLYADALRSIGVARTSIFINLMPSITAVASFFILDERLGLAKIIGIAITISGLYIGERK; this is translated from the coding sequence ATGCAGTTCAAAAACACAGTCGGAATACTTATTGCCGTCATTTTATGGGGTTTATCATTTATCTTTACAAAATCTTCTCTCGAATATCTCTCGCCGTTGATGTTGGTCACATTTCGGGTTTTGATAGCAATGACTCTGATGTTTTCCATAGCCAAGATAACCGGTAAGCTTCAACCCCTCACGCGGCGCGACGTGCTCATTTTCGGCTGTTTGGTAATAGCAGAACCTATCGGATATTTTCTCTTTGAAACATACGGTGTTCTGAATGTGTCGCCAACGTTGGCGTGCATTGTAATTGCCGTGATACCTCTCTTTACACCGCTTTTAGCCTACTTCGCCAATGGCGAAAGAGTGTCGAGGATGTTGTGGGTGGGTCTGGGAATTTCGATGGTCGGAGTTTTGCTGGTTATCTTTGGGGATGGCTTAGACGAAATTTCGGGACGCTTGCTCGGGGTGCTGTTGCTGTTTGGGGCAGTGGTTACGGCGATGATTTACACGGTGATGGTCAAGAGGTTGTCGGAACGATTTAACTCCTTCTCGATTGTGGCGTGGCAGAACGTTTTTTCGGCGATGATACTTATTCCGCTGCTCTACCTCTTTGATTGGGACAAGTTGTCGGCGTTGGTATGGGATTTGCAGTGGGTGTGGCGCGTGGCGGTGTTAGGGATATTCTGCTCCACATTGGCGTTTGTCTTATATGCCGATGCACTGCGTAGTATAGGTGTTGCACGGACATCTATTTTTATAAATCTGATGCCGAGTATTACGGCTGTAGCTAGCTTCTTTATACTGGATGAGAGGCTGGGGTTGGCGAAAATCATCGGCATTGCCATCACCATTTCGGGTTTATATATCGGTGAGCGAAAATAA
- a CDS encoding M23/M37 family peptidase, whose amino-acid sequence MHIVINIFQMKRIAIIFFAILLTCASQAQTRKRSSSVPKQRTIEEMPRVAIDTVTTADPETKVIIYSNNSWEFYHPAIKERLADLDVYKYNWDTTQIFAYKNIELTDLPELIELRLIDSLVQYCAPATGRVSSKYGIRRRRNHNGTDLSLPLGVPFHATFDGKVRYAKWNSGGYGYLTIIRHPNGLESWYAHQSKLNVKPGDYVKAGQIIGFCGNSGRSRGNHLHFELRYKDQSFDSEFLIDFETGQLRYQTFVLDKKYFNIRSRASEILEEDDYDADLPESLLADADETTIENVQSAPKPKPAQATTGAIYHTIVKGDNLGKIAIKYGVPIDQICSLNGINRSTTLALKRKLLIKK is encoded by the coding sequence TTGCATATTGTCATTAATATATTTCAGATGAAACGAATAGCCATTATATTTTTTGCAATACTACTTACTTGTGCATCGCAGGCGCAGACCCGTAAGCGTAGCTCTTCCGTTCCCAAACAACGGACAATCGAAGAGATGCCGCGAGTTGCCATTGACACTGTCACCACTGCCGACCCCGAAACCAAGGTTATCATATACAGCAATAACTCGTGGGAGTTCTATCATCCCGCTATAAAAGAGCGCCTTGCCGACCTTGATGTGTATAAGTATAATTGGGATACAACCCAGATTTTCGCCTATAAAAATATTGAACTTACCGACCTGCCCGAGCTCATCGAGCTCCGCCTTATAGATTCGTTAGTGCAATATTGCGCACCTGCAACGGGCAGGGTGTCATCGAAATATGGCATCCGTCGCCGTCGCAATCACAATGGTACGGACTTATCCCTACCTCTGGGTGTCCCCTTTCACGCAACTTTTGACGGTAAGGTTCGCTATGCCAAATGGAATTCGGGAGGATATGGTTACCTGACCATTATTCGCCATCCGAACGGGCTGGAGTCGTGGTATGCCCACCAAAGTAAGTTGAATGTAAAACCGGGGGACTATGTAAAAGCCGGACAGATAATCGGTTTTTGCGGAAATTCGGGGCGTAGCCGTGGCAACCACCTCCACTTTGAATTGCGATATAAAGACCAGTCGTTTGACTCAGAATTTTTGATAGATTTTGAGACCGGGCAACTTCGTTATCAGACTTTTGTCTTGGATAAGAAGTATTTCAACATACGTTCGCGCGCCTCGGAGATTCTCGAGGAGGACGACTATGATGCCGACCTACCCGAATCTTTGCTTGCGGATGCGGACGAGACCACAATAGAAAATGTTCAGAGTGCCCCCAAACCTAAGCCTGCTCAAGCGACAACCGGAGCTATATATCATACTATTGTTAAGGGTGACAACCTCGGCAAAATAGCGATAAAATATGGTGTTCCAATCGACCAGATTTGCAGCTTGAACGGAATTAATCGCTCAACGACACTTGCCCTTAAGCGCAAATTGCTAATTAAAAAATAG
- a CDS encoding Exopolyphosphatase, which translates to MLKVTPIGAIDIGSNAIRLQVTNVEEYVGETVFKKVTWIRIPLRLGGDVFTSGVITEQRRAHLLEVMKGFRHIMNAYDVKLYRACATSAMREAVNGKEIVDFIYQQADIKIEIIGGQQEADIIFASGLSQVIQDNNTYLFVDVGGGSTELTVFADGKRIDSRSFPVGTVRMLSGSVGEEVWKDIKKWLKFQMLRYTPTTVVGSGGNISKVQKMLSKKEKETMSYTEMKVLYDYIDSFTMEERVHKLRLNQHRADVIIPALKIFLTVMKCCKINQVVVPKMGMVEGITKLLWEGESEK; encoded by the coding sequence ATGCTGAAAGTTACACCAATAGGAGCAATAGATATAGGCTCGAATGCCATACGATTACAGGTTACCAATGTCGAGGAGTATGTCGGTGAAACTGTTTTCAAGAAGGTTACTTGGATAAGGATTCCGTTACGTCTTGGTGGTGACGTATTTACGAGCGGGGTGATAACAGAACAGAGGAGAGCACACCTTCTGGAGGTGATGAAGGGGTTTCGTCATATTATGAATGCCTATGACGTAAAACTATACCGTGCCTGTGCCACAAGTGCAATGCGTGAGGCGGTGAACGGCAAGGAGATAGTAGATTTCATCTACCAGCAGGCTGATATAAAGATAGAGATTATCGGTGGGCAGCAGGAGGCGGATATTATCTTTGCCAGTGGTCTCTCGCAGGTGATTCAGGACAATAATACATATCTTTTTGTGGATGTGGGCGGTGGCAGTACTGAGTTGACGGTTTTTGCCGATGGCAAGCGTATCGACTCGCGCTCGTTCCCTGTTGGTACGGTGCGGATGTTGTCGGGTAGCGTGGGCGAGGAGGTATGGAAAGATATTAAAAAGTGGTTGAAGTTTCAAATGCTTCGCTACACGCCTACGACCGTAGTGGGGTCGGGCGGTAATATCAGCAAGGTGCAAAAGATGCTCAGCAAAAAGGAGAAAGAGACAATGAGCTATACCGAGATGAAGGTTTTGTATGACTATATTGACTCCTTTACAATGGAGGAGCGGGTGCATAAACTCAGACTAAATCAACACCGTGCAGACGTGATAATTCCTGCTCTGAAGATTTTTTTGACCGTTATGAAGTGTTGCAAAATAAACCAAGTTGTTGTTCCGAAGATGGGTATGGTTGAGGGTATCACTAAGTTGTTGTGGGAGGGGGAGAGTGAAAAATGA
- a CDS encoding Signal peptidase-like protein: protein MIRNISRGCCFWRDEEGKPQAEHRKGCQKLEVYDWLEDTPNPLENRTIIEVQFKNTRKSFYEIVDGVQYIKGDIIVVEAIPGIDVGVVSITGDLVEKQMRRARFNPQGFEFRKVLRRANTYDIERWQEAISLEHNTMIRAREIAADLGLKMKIGDVEYQGDRMKAIFYYIADDRVDFRELIKIFAEQFRIRVEMRQIGARQEAGRIGGISACGRELCCSTWQNSFSSVAIGAARQQEISLNPQKLAGQCGKLKCCLNYEVDSYIDARKDFPRINAPLQAMDGDYHLVKSDIFKKTMWFSPDPYSTAVMIPISIERVYKILALNRKGVKVDKLVDETMQKVVAPTEPSFINVVGEESITRFDKNNKPRRNNSPNRNNGNGDNRPPREAAKQPNEQQDKPRNHENTKPKHNNRPRTQRKPQQS from the coding sequence ATGATTAGAAACATAAGTCGCGGATGCTGTTTTTGGCGAGATGAAGAGGGGAAACCCCAAGCCGAGCACCGCAAAGGATGCCAAAAACTCGAGGTGTACGACTGGTTGGAAGATACGCCTAACCCACTCGAAAATCGAACTATAATAGAAGTGCAGTTCAAGAATACGCGCAAGTCATTCTACGAAATTGTAGATGGGGTACAGTACATAAAAGGAGATATTATTGTGGTTGAGGCTATTCCGGGTATAGACGTGGGAGTGGTCTCAATCACGGGTGACTTGGTCGAAAAGCAGATGCGCCGTGCGCGATTCAACCCTCAAGGGTTTGAATTCAGAAAGGTGCTTCGTCGTGCAAACACCTACGATATTGAGCGGTGGCAAGAGGCGATATCCTTAGAGCACAATACTATGATTCGCGCTCGCGAGATTGCCGCAGACCTAGGGCTTAAGATGAAAATCGGTGATGTCGAGTATCAGGGTGACCGAATGAAGGCTATATTTTATTACATTGCTGACGACCGTGTCGATTTCCGAGAGTTAATCAAAATTTTTGCCGAGCAGTTTCGTATCCGTGTTGAGATGCGCCAAATCGGTGCGCGGCAGGAGGCGGGACGTATCGGCGGCATCTCGGCGTGCGGACGCGAGCTCTGCTGCTCGACGTGGCAAAATAGCTTCAGTAGCGTTGCCATCGGTGCGGCACGCCAGCAGGAGATTTCGCTCAATCCACAAAAGCTTGCCGGTCAGTGCGGTAAACTGAAATGTTGCCTCAATTACGAGGTGGACAGCTATATTGATGCTCGCAAGGATTTTCCTCGCATCAATGCTCCTTTGCAGGCTATGGATGGTGATTATCATTTGGTTAAGAGTGATATTTTCAAAAAGACTATGTGGTTTTCACCCGACCCGTATTCAACGGCTGTGATGATTCCGATATCGATAGAACGGGTCTACAAAATATTGGCACTAAATCGTAAGGGGGTCAAAGTTGATAAGTTGGTGGATGAGACAATGCAAAAAGTTGTCGCACCGACCGAACCAAGTTTCATAAACGTTGTGGGCGAAGAGAGCATCACACGCTTCGACAAAAACAACAAACCACGCCGCAACAACTCTCCCAACCGTAACAACGGTAACGGGGATAATCGTCCGCCGCGGGAGGCTGCTAAACAGCCTAATGAACAGCAAGATAAGCCTCGTAATCACGAAAATACTAAGCCGAAGCACAACAATCGTCCACGCACACAGCGTAAACCTCAGCAAAGTTGA
- a CDS encoding GldH: MKRTLIILAIALSLYSCRREGYFGVFDMPLNRSWGVGEWVEFDFVQSDTINLHKIELSIRHSLNFGFRNLPLEIQTHSPDNKYWRDTIILKLTDADNDWVGQMGSNHIDFQSYYRRNVRFTHSGNYVIKVKHLLPVDSLEGVNAVGIIVETDGKK, encoded by the coding sequence TTGAAGCGAACGTTGATAATACTTGCAATCGCTCTATCGCTTTACTCTTGCCGGAGGGAGGGTTATTTCGGTGTGTTCGATATGCCTTTGAATAGAAGTTGGGGAGTGGGGGAGTGGGTGGAGTTCGACTTTGTGCAGAGCGACACAATCAATCTGCACAAAATTGAACTCAGCATTAGGCATAGCCTCAATTTCGGTTTCAGGAATCTGCCGTTGGAGATTCAGACACACTCGCCCGACAATAAATATTGGCGTGATACAATTATACTCAAACTCACTGATGCCGACAATGATTGGGTAGGGCAAATGGGTAGTAATCATATTGATTTTCAGAGTTATTATCGCCGCAATGTGAGATTTACACATAGTGGTAATTACGTTATCAAAGTTAAACATCTCCTGCCTGTGGATAGTCTGGAAGGAGTCAATGCCGTGGGCATTATAGTAGAAACTGATGGGAAAAAATAA
- a CDS encoding tRNA (guanine46-N7-)-methyltransferase, translated as MGKNKHKRFSENLTFGCMVQPLFEDIFHKDHPLKGRWCADHFRNDNPIVLEIGCGRGEYTVELARRHPDKNFIGIDIKGARMWRGARTITDEGLTNAAFLRTRIEFIESFFGEGEVSEIWITFPDPQLKKQRASKRLTAPPFLAKYADFLRGDGVIHLKTDSQHLHEYTKALLAENEIAAEVSNNDIYGSGFADEKLSIKTTYEARFLSQGLSITYLKWSLGGKRNFHAPLFIPDQEEGTLDDDRQLAATE; from the coding sequence ATGGGAAAAAATAAGCATAAACGTTTCAGCGAGAACCTTACTTTTGGCTGTATGGTTCAACCGCTTTTCGAGGATATTTTTCACAAAGACCACCCGCTGAAAGGGCGTTGGTGCGCAGATCATTTTCGCAACGACAACCCTATTGTTCTGGAGATTGGTTGCGGGCGAGGTGAATACACGGTGGAGCTTGCACGCCGCCACCCCGACAAAAATTTTATTGGCATCGACATCAAAGGTGCTCGTATGTGGCGCGGGGCTAGAACTATTACTGATGAGGGACTTACCAATGCGGCATTCCTCAGAACACGTATCGAGTTTATCGAGTCCTTCTTTGGCGAGGGTGAAGTGTCGGAGATTTGGATAACGTTTCCCGACCCTCAACTCAAAAAGCAACGAGCGTCAAAGCGCCTGACCGCACCCCCCTTTTTAGCAAAATATGCCGACTTTTTGCGGGGCGATGGAGTTATTCACTTAAAGACTGACTCTCAGCATCTCCACGAATACACAAAGGCGCTGCTCGCGGAGAACGAAATCGCGGCTGAGGTTTCCAATAATGATATATATGGCAGCGGTTTTGCCGATGAAAAACTTTCGATAAAGACCACCTACGAGGCGCGTTTTCTCTCTCAGGGTCTGTCTATTACGTATCTAAAATGGAGTTTAGGCGGTAAGAGAAACTTTCACGCGCCACTCTTCATCCCCGACCAGGAAGAGGGTACTCTCGATGATGATCGCCAGCTTGCCGCCACCGAGTAG
- a CDS encoding cytosolic long-chain acyl-CoA thioester hydrolase family protein, with protein sequence MNRGNCFCGKVITTIPDSEKMKTHTTCHLVKGEDLNHHGTLFAGRCAEWTVESGFIAVAYELDPHNIVCLQLHGLEILHPVRAGHIIELKSRIVRTGRTTITVYIEVHDCRDDKVLVSDAFITFCYVDENTKAQPHGLTFVAENERERELNEKANELLKK encoded by the coding sequence GTGAATCGCGGGAACTGTTTCTGCGGAAAAGTTATCACCACGATTCCCGATTCCGAAAAAATGAAAACACACACAACTTGTCATCTGGTAAAAGGTGAAGACTTGAACCACCACGGTACGCTCTTTGCGGGAAGGTGCGCTGAGTGGACTGTCGAGTCGGGTTTTATAGCGGTGGCATACGAACTGGACCCTCATAATATTGTGTGCCTGCAACTGCACGGCTTGGAGATACTTCACCCTGTGCGAGCGGGTCATATCATAGAGCTGAAAAGTCGCATCGTACGCACCGGACGTACGACAATTACGGTCTATATCGAGGTGCACGACTGCCGCGACGACAAAGTTCTAGTGTCGGATGCTTTCATAACATTCTGTTATGTAGATGAAAACACCAAGGCGCAGCCTCACGGACTCACCTTTGTTGCGGAGAACGAAAGAGAAAGGGAACTCAACGAAAAAGCTAACGAATTGTTGAAAAAATAA
- a CDS encoding D-3-phosphoglycerate dehydrogenase: MKVLVATEKPFAKVATDGIRKIVEAAGCELVLLEKYTALEEFYAAVASADALIVRSDKVTQAVVDAAKNLKIVVRAGAGFDNLDLNALSARGIVAMNTPGQNSNAVAELAIGMMIFMARAQFGGAGTEIAGKTLGIHAYGNVGRLVGLAGKALGMKVIAFDPFVADKAIFANDHVEEVASVEELYAKSEYLSLHIPATAQTKGSIGYALAMSMPKGATIVNTARKEVIDEVGLIKAMEERADLKYATDIAPEAAAEFAEKFGKRYFGTPKKMGAETAEANINAGLAAANQIMLFLKEGITKFQVNKF, translated from the coding sequence ATGAAAGTACTTGTTGCTACCGAAAAACCGTTTGCGAAAGTCGCAACGGACGGTATTAGAAAAATTGTAGAGGCAGCTGGCTGCGAGCTTGTATTGCTTGAAAAATACACCGCCCTAGAGGAGTTCTATGCTGCTGTGGCAAGTGCGGATGCGCTAATTGTTCGCTCAGACAAAGTTACGCAGGCTGTGGTGGATGCCGCCAAGAATCTGAAAATCGTGGTGCGCGCCGGTGCGGGCTTCGATAATTTGGATTTGAACGCGCTATCGGCTCGAGGAATTGTGGCGATGAACACACCGGGGCAAAACTCGAATGCTGTGGCAGAGCTGGCTATCGGTATGATGATTTTTATGGCACGTGCGCAGTTCGGCGGTGCGGGCACGGAAATTGCCGGCAAAACTCTTGGTATCCACGCTTACGGCAACGTGGGTCGCTTGGTTGGCTTAGCCGGCAAGGCGTTGGGAATGAAGGTCATCGCATTTGACCCATTCGTAGCCGACAAAGCCATTTTTGCAAATGATCACGTGGAAGAAGTTGCATCAGTGGAAGAACTTTATGCAAAATCAGAGTATCTATCTTTGCACATTCCTGCCACGGCACAAACCAAAGGGTCAATCGGTTACGCTTTGGCTATGTCGATGCCCAAGGGTGCCACAATCGTAAACACTGCCCGCAAAGAGGTTATCGACGAGGTGGGTTTGATAAAGGCGATGGAGGAACGTGCCGACCTGAAATATGCCACCGATATTGCGCCGGAAGCGGCAGCGGAATTTGCAGAAAAATTCGGTAAACGCTACTTCGGAACTCCTAAAAAGATGGGCGCAGAGACTGCCGAGGCAAACATTAACGCAGGATTGGCAGCCGCTAATCAAATTATGCTCTTCTTGAAAGAGGGTATTACTAAATTTCAGGTTAATAAATTCTAG
- a CDS encoding Phosphoserine aminotransferase encodes MKKHNFSAGPCILPRVAIENAAAAVLDLNGIGLSLIEISHRTKDFEAVIDEATNLFRELLQIPDNYKILWLGGGASMQFCMVPFNLLNKKAGYANTGVWAKKAMKEAKIFGEVVEVASSEDKNNTYIPKGYTIPTDLDYFHITTNNTIFGTEYQTDIDCPVNLVADMSSDILSRPVDVSKYALIYGGAQKNMGPAGVTFVIVREDILGKVERAIPTMLDYRTHIKEGSMFNTPPVFPIFVVKETLKWLKSIGGVPAINKINVAKAKLLYDEIERNSCFASPVAVEDRSLMNIPFIYSEKCKDTDPALFLDFAKSKGMVGLKGHRLVGGFRASTYNALPMESVQALVECMQEFEKSVCKC; translated from the coding sequence ATGAAAAAACACAATTTCTCGGCAGGACCTTGCATCCTTCCACGCGTTGCAATAGAAAATGCTGCTGCTGCTGTTCTGGATTTGAATGGCATAGGACTCTCATTGATAGAGATTTCGCACCGCACAAAAGATTTTGAAGCAGTCATAGACGAGGCGACCAATCTCTTTCGCGAACTTCTTCAAATTCCGGATAACTACAAAATCCTCTGGCTAGGCGGCGGTGCTTCGATGCAATTCTGTATGGTACCCTTCAATCTGCTCAACAAAAAAGCGGGTTATGCCAACACCGGTGTTTGGGCTAAAAAGGCAATGAAAGAGGCTAAAATCTTTGGCGAAGTCGTTGAAGTTGCATCGTCCGAGGACAAAAACAACACCTATATTCCCAAGGGATACACCATCCCGACGGATTTGGACTATTTCCATATCACAACAAACAATACAATCTTCGGCACGGAATATCAGACAGATATAGATTGCCCTGTGAATTTGGTGGCAGATATGTCTTCGGATATTCTTTCGCGCCCGGTGGATGTGTCGAAATATGCGTTGATTTATGGTGGCGCTCAGAAGAATATGGGACCTGCCGGGGTAACTTTCGTTATCGTTCGCGAGGATATCTTAGGTAAGGTAGAGCGTGCAATCCCCACAATGTTAGATTACCGCACTCACATCAAAGAGGGTTCGATGTTCAACACTCCTCCCGTATTCCCAATCTTTGTGGTTAAGGAGACTCTGAAATGGTTGAAATCAATCGGCGGCGTGCCCGCAATCAATAAAATCAATGTGGCGAAGGCTAAGTTATTGTACGATGAGATTGAGCGCAACTCTTGTTTTGCCTCGCCCGTTGCGGTTGAAGACCGCTCGTTGATGAACATACCGTTCATTTACAGCGAGAAGTGCAAGGATACAGACCCCGCACTCTTCCTTGACTTTGCAAAGAGCAAAGGTATGGTTGGCTTGAAGGGTCACCGCCTCGTTGGTGGCTTCCGCGCCTCGACCTACAACGCGTTACCAATGGAGTCGGTACAGGCTCTAGTTGAGTGTATGCAGGAGTTCGAGAAGTCGGTCTGCAAATGCTAA
- a CDS encoding Multi antimicrobial extrusion protein (Na(+)/drug antiporter) (MATE family of MDR efflux pumps), with amino-acid sequence MTDFTQGRIGRQIITFSIPIILGNFFMQFYQIVDSIIVGQVLGKEALAAVGAAFPVIFAVIALMIGIGSGASVVIAQYFGAKQTEKVITASDTIHIFFISVSIIIGILAYFFSEDVFRFIDLPEDILPLAVPYLQVYLGGIVFMFGFQTINAILRGVGDSKTPLYFLVLSSLLNVVLDIAFVLWFGWGIVGAAWATVLASAVAYFASIYYINRKDFFFRIDLFRLKFDKKIFGQSVRYGLPTGIQQSVVAYGMVALMSIVSGFGTDVVAGYSIGIRVENLAVIPAMNFALALQSFTGQNVGAGRWDRVREGLKKTLIFSSITCVIITTLIVLWGREILMMFTSDIQVINVGEEYLVIVSSFYLLFSSMFVINGMLRGAGAVIVPMFTTMISLWLVRIPLAVWFSREIGEVGIWWSVPAGWALGLILSYVYYKTGKWKKHSLFAKGDF; translated from the coding sequence GTGACAGACTTTACTCAGGGTCGTATTGGGCGACAAATCATAACATTCTCTATTCCTATTATTTTAGGTAACTTCTTTATGCAGTTCTACCAGATTGTAGACAGCATAATCGTCGGGCAGGTACTCGGCAAGGAGGCTCTGGCAGCTGTGGGTGCGGCTTTTCCCGTAATTTTTGCGGTCATTGCGTTGATGATTGGCATTGGTAGTGGTGCCTCTGTGGTCATTGCTCAGTACTTCGGAGCCAAACAAACCGAAAAGGTGATAACGGCAAGCGACACTATTCACATATTTTTTATATCCGTCAGCATCATTATAGGGATTTTGGCTTATTTTTTTAGCGAAGATGTTTTTCGTTTTATAGACCTGCCCGAGGATATTTTGCCGTTGGCTGTGCCTTATCTGCAAGTTTATCTTGGCGGTATCGTCTTTATGTTTGGTTTCCAGACTATAAATGCCATTTTACGTGGCGTGGGCGACTCTAAAACTCCGCTATATTTCTTGGTTCTATCCTCTTTGCTCAACGTAGTGCTTGATATTGCATTTGTCTTATGGTTTGGCTGGGGTATTGTCGGAGCGGCGTGGGCTACCGTGTTGGCGTCTGCGGTTGCCTATTTTGCTTCGATTTACTATATAAATCGCAAGGATTTCTTTTTCCGTATTGACCTTTTTCGCCTCAAATTCGACAAGAAGATTTTTGGACAGAGTGTCCGTTATGGTCTACCCACGGGCATTCAGCAGTCTGTTGTTGCTTACGGTATGGTTGCATTGATGTCAATAGTGAGCGGCTTTGGCACTGATGTTGTGGCAGGTTATTCCATTGGCATACGCGTTGAGAATCTCGCGGTGATTCCTGCGATGAACTTTGCCTTGGCTTTGCAGAGTTTCACGGGGCAGAACGTGGGTGCGGGAAGGTGGGATAGGGTTAGGGAGGGGCTGAAAAAGACGCTTATATTTTCATCTATTACCTGTGTTATAATCACGACTTTGATTGTGCTGTGGGGTAGGGAGATTTTGATGATGTTCACCAGCGATATTCAGGTTATAAATGTGGGCGAGGAGTATTTGGTTATTGTCAGTTCATTTTATCTTCTCTTTAGTTCGATGTTTGTTATTAACGGTATGTTACGTGGGGCGGGGGCTGTTATTGTACCTATGTTCACCACTATGATTTCGCTGTGGTTGGTTCGTATTCCGTTGGCGGTGTGGTTCTCGCGCGAGATTGGCGAGGTGGGTATATGGTGGTCTGTTCCTGCCGGTTGGGCGCTGGGGTTGATATTATCTTATGTGTATTATAAGACAGGTAAGTGGAAGAAGCATTCGCTTTTCGCTAAAGGGGACTTCTAA